A window of Streptomyces broussonetiae genomic DNA:
GGATAGTGCGGTGCGTAACCGGCCGCCAGCAGAAGGGAGTTGCGTTCGCGCACCGGCACCTCCAGATGCTCGGCGAGCCGCAGGACCATCTCCTCGCTCGGCCGGGAGCGGCCGGTCTCGATAAAGCTGATGTGCCGCGCCGAGGAGTCGGCGCGCAGCGCCAGTTCCAGCTGGGAGACCCGGCGCCGCTCCCGCCAGGCGCGCAGCAGCGGGCCGACACCCTTGTCGGCGGCGGGGGTGGTGGCGGACGCGGAGGGGCCGGTGGCGACAATGGTCATACGTCCGACCGTAGTCGAGGAGATGCCGAGTTGCGCAGGATCGAGCCGTCGACGACACCGTGGCAGCCGTCGTCCCTTCAGACGGCGGCCGTGTACCGGGCCAGGGTCCGTGGTTGTCTGCTCGGCGGCGCGCTCGGTGACGCGCTCGGCTACCCCGTCGAGTTCGCCTCCCTGGACCGGATCCGCGCCGCCCACGGTCCGCGCGGCGTCACCGGCCTGGTACCCGGCGCCCACGGCGCGATCGGGCTGATCAGCGACGACACCCAGATGACCCTGTTCACCGTCGAGGCCCTGATCCAGGCCCATGCGCAGCGGCGCGAGCGGGGCACCGACGACGCCTGGCCCCTGCTGCTGCGCCGGGCCTACGAACGCTGGCTGCAGACCCAGTCCAAGCCCGGCCCCGAGCAGCCGACAGCGCCCTGGCCCGACGCGCCGGCGGGCGGCGGCCTGGTCGGCGAGGCCTGGCTGTACTCCCGCCGCGCCCCCGGCAACGCCTGCCTGTCCGGCGTCGCCCAGGGGTACGCACCCGACCCCGCGCTCCCGCTCGACGGCACACCGGGCGAGGTCAACCCCGACTCCAAGGGCTGCGGCACGGTCATGCGCTCGGCCCCCTTCGGCCTGGCCGGCTCCGCCGAGGCGGCCTTCGCCATGGCGGCGCGCGGCGCCCGGATCACCCACGGCCACCCCACCGGCTCCTATGCGGCCGGTGCGTTCGCCGCGATCGTGGCGCACCTGGTCGGCGGGGAGTCCCTGGAGGGCGCGGTGCTGCGCACCCTGCGGCTGCTGCAGCGGCACCGCGGCCACTCGGAGACCTCGGACGCCCTGCGCGAGGCCCTGGACCTGGCCACCGACGGGACACCGACGGCCGAGAAGGTCGAGTCCCTCGGCGCGGGCTGGGTCGCCGAGGAGGCC
This region includes:
- a CDS encoding ADP-ribosylglycohydrolase family protein, with amino-acid sequence MRRIEPSTTPWQPSSLQTAAVYRARVRGCLLGGALGDALGYPVEFASLDRIRAAHGPRGVTGLVPGAHGAIGLISDDTQMTLFTVEALIQAHAQRRERGTDDAWPLLLRRAYERWLQTQSKPGPEQPTAPWPDAPAGGGLVGEAWLYSRRAPGNACLSGVAQGYAPDPALPLDGTPGEVNPDSKGCGTVMRSAPFGLAGSAEAAFAMAARGARITHGHPTGSYAAGAFAAIVAHLVGGESLEGAVLRTLRLLQRHRGHSETSDALREALDLATDGTPTAEKVESLGAGWVAEEALAIGVYGALAEPRPEQALLLAVNHSGDSDSTGSICGNLLGTLHGDTGLPHDWVARVEGRYRIAALADDLAAEYARG